A region of the Candidatus Methylomirabilis oxygeniifera genome:
TATTGATTTCAAAAATCAAATCCGCGATGTTCGTCGCTAAAGCCGCCTGAAACGAGCCCAGCAGAAGAACGCCAGCAACAGCACCTATGGTCATATATTTCAGCATCGTCGCTCGCTCCTCGTTGAAAGTATAACAGCCCGGCAACTTGATACCTTGGTGATGCGAAAACTCGGGTCTCCTGAGACCCTCGAACTACCTACGTGGCGGCCCGCATGGTCGACGGCAGATGTCAGGCCGGTCCGCCGAACTTCTCGATCATCCCCTTTTTGTTGAGAACCACCTATCGTTCCGGCTCGTTATGAATGTTCCAATGGCACCTCTCTCCAAGACCGCTGTCGTCCAGGATCGTTCGATGGCCGAAGTCATGCGCGTCGAGTCTAACGACTGCGGCGATTCTGCTGTCTTCTTGGACACTTGTCAAGTCCGCTCGACAGTGATCGATGTCTGGAGTCGTCTCATGATTGACGTCTGCCATTCGCGTGGATGAATCTCCAGGTCAGGAGCGCCGCCAGCGCCATCGGAACCGCACCGAATGTGATAAATACAGCATCACCCGGAAGGCGCAGCCATTCGAGCAGACGCACGAACGGTTGATCCATAAACTCCGGACCGCGCGCATGCCAGTAGCCGTTCGTCAATACATCCCAGAGTTGCAAGACACCGCCGGGGAAGAGGCTGAGTATCACCATCAGCGCCAAGCCGATGTTCAATCCCCAAAACGAGACGCGCACATACTTTTCCACGTGCTGCCACTGCCGGTCGTCCAGCACCTGCCGGAACGCCAGCACCATCAGCGCCAACGCCAGCATCCCGAACACCCCCATCATCGCTGTATGCCCATGATTCGATGTCAGGATCGTGCCAACCTCGTAGAAACTGACGACCGGCAGGTTGATGAGAAAACCAAACACCCCTGCGCCGACGAAATTCCAGAAGCCGACCGCCATCAGGAAGTAGAACAACCACTTATGCGGTACCGCCACCGGCAGCTCGCACGCGTCACACTCGCTCTGAGTCAGCTTGATAAAGTCCCATGCATCCAATGTCAGCAACGTCAGCGGCACAACCTCCATGGCCGAGAACACGGCCGACAGGGCCATCGTGATGGTCGTCTGACCGGTCCAATACCAATGATGTCCGGTACCGATAATGCCGCTGCCGAGGTACAGGATCGCGTCAAGATAGATGACTCGCTCCACGTTCGCGTGCGACATGACGCCCAACTGGAAGAAGATCAGCGCCACCATCACCGTCACGAATAACTCCAGAAATCCTTCGACCCAGAGGTGGACGATCCAGAACCGCCAGTTATCCACCACCGATAGGTGTGTGGTGCTGCCGAAGAACATGGCCGGTAGGTAAAAGAGCGGAATCGCAAGGGCCGCATACTGAAACAGCCATACGATCTGGCGCTGCTTCGGGTTGTCCCTCGCCGGCGCCATAGCGCGCACCAACAATATCAGCCACAGTACCAGCCCAATCACCAGCAGAACCTGCCATGCCCGCCCCAGATCCAGATACTCCCAGCCTTGATGCCCAAACCAGAACCAGAGCGGGCCGAACACCTGATTCACCCCCAGCCACTCACCTAACGAACTGCCGACGACGACCACCACCAGTGCGACACACAACAGGTTGATGCCCGGAACCTGCCCGCGCACCTCCCGGTTGCCCAGTCCCGCCGCCAGGAATAGTCCGCCCGCAACATAGGCGGTCGCGATCCAGAAGATCGCCAACTGCAAATGCCATGTCCGCATAATGTGGCTCGGCGCGACTTCCGCCAGGTCCAGACCATAGAACTTGCCCGGCTCAGCCCGGTAATGCGCGACTGCGGCGCCGACAATCACCTGCACCACAAACAGCAGCGCCACCATCGCAAAGAGCTTGATCGTCGCCCGCTGGCTATCCGAGGCCACACCCGGCAACATCATCGGATGCACATGCCCGCTCCGGCCCTTCCAACCAAGGAAATCAAACTTGCCGAACGCGACCAGCACCCCAGCGATCCCCGCCAACAGCGTGATCAGGCTCAGCGCGCTCCACAGAATCGCGTCGGCCGTGAGCGTATTCCCGGCCAGCGGTTCGTATGGAAAGTTGTTCGTGTACGAGTAGGGCTTGTCGGGTCGATTCGCCACGGACGCCCATGCCGTCCACGCGAAGAAGGCCGTAAGCTGTCGCAACTCCTTGGGGTCAGTGATATATCCGGCCGGCAGCCCTACGCTGCCCATCGGCTCGGCGAAGTACGCCGTCCACCTCGCCACCTGCCGCTCGAATGTCGCCGTCTCCACCTCCGTAAACGTCAGTATCCCTGTGTGCGGGTCATAGCGATTCTGCTTCAACGCAGGCCCTGCCGCCACCGCCAAGGCGTGCAGATACTCCGCCGAAAAATCCGGTCCTAGATACGCGCCATGTCCCCAGACGGACCCGTTTTCCATCAGGCCGTACTTCAGGAAGACCTCCTGACCGATTCGGATCTCTTCGGCCGTCATGACGGTCACGCCGCCAGGGCCGATCACCTTGTCCGGTATCGGCGGCGCAAATTGATAGGTCCGCACCGCCAGCCAAATCAATACGGCTAACCCACATATCATTGTGATGGCAAGCGAATACCGCCACCAGGGGGACAGACCATTAGGGCTTGCCCTCATTCATCGCTCCTTTGACTCATGTTGTGGACGCACGGCACCGCGTCATCCAGCGGCCTACCTGCGGCGACAATGGACAGTACCATATTCATTCCCAATAACACACAACCCGCCGCGAGGTGGAGCGGCGGGTTTACAGCCATCATCCCATCCATTGAGGCTACCGCCTTCGAATCTCACGCACGATGTGAACGATTTCATCTGCGGTCATATCTAAGTCAACTCCCTCAACATCAAGTGGTGATTCAGGCTTCGAGACCGGCGCGATCATGAATGCCGATCCGTCTTTCCGTTTCACTCAATCACAACCACCTCAACAGATCGTACTTCAGCCAGCCGAAGCTTCGCGCAAGCGCCAGACCGGGACCCACTGGACCGAGCCAAATAAAGGCCCATCCCACAAACAATCCGGCGATGCCGGACGTGATAAGTGCAGCGAGAAAGCAACCGGCGATGACGAGCCTCTCGAACCGTGCCAGGTACCGATCGTTAATGCCACCGGCCGCATGCTGGCTGTGCCCACGATAGACCCACCTGGTGGGCGCCCTCACAATCCACGGCGTGATAATAGCCCACGCCAGAAACCCAAGCACGACCACAATGAGATCCTTCTCAGGCATAATATCATTGATCCCGGCGAGAACCATAAAGGATAGGAGCGTGGTCCACACGAGCGTGAGCAGCGCCTTCATGTATCGCAGAACGAGACGCTTGAGGTTCAGATTATGACGAATCAGCGACAGTTCAGTTTTTGCCACCTCCGTAACCAGGTCATGGTTGTATGCGCCGGCAAGACCGAACGCCGCGCACAAGGCGGATCGATCGTCTTCATGATCTGTCGGACACTCCTCGAGCCACGAATCATCAGGAAGCGCTACCTGCTTTTCCTCCTCTTCCTCTTCTCTTTCCTTTTCTATAAGGGCTTTGAACCAATGCTTGTCTTTATGTACGTGAGGGAGGACGGAGTGCTTCAGTGACGATCCGAACTGAATCGCACGAAGCTGTTTTTTCAGATCCGAGGGTTCATCATCACTAAAGGGTATCGCTGTCAGCGAAAACCTGGGATGGAATATCGGCTTATCGGTTTTCCCGAGAGCTACATTTTTAGGGGTATTGACGCTGAAGTAGAACAACGTCAGATCTTGAAGCAAAAGCCAGAGCGCATAGACAGGGATCGTGTAGGCGATCACCACGGGAAGACCGAGCGCGATGACGATAAGAAGAGACGGGAGGTTCCACTGCACCGACAGCATGGGAACGGCTTTATTGATGACACCGAATACCTGAACAGGCGCGTCTCGAAGGAATGTCGGCAGCAGCAACAATAGGCCCGCACCGCCCAGGAACGCCCCCGCGATGCGGTGCATCGTGGAGAGCCTGACCTCTGCGCGCTGAAGGTAGGCGCGAAGCGCATTCTTATTATCCGGTGCGGTCGTTTTACTGGACATGCGTTTTTCCTCATTCATCGTGCTACCCAACGAGGCTACGGGTTAGCGGCAGTCAGAAGACGGATGGGATACGCCCCGCTCCCGATGCGCAACGCACAACGTCCGCATCACCGGTCTAGTGTGAGCGGTGCGCTTTACCGCGTCCGGCTCTACGCTGTTGCTGGGTCTTTAGTTTCTCCCAGAACTGCCTCGGAGAGAGGATCACGAGATTCTCGACGTGACCGATATTCAAGAGCTCCTGGTCACCTGTCACGAACACATCGGCTCCAGCCGATATCGCCGCCGACAGAATGAGCAGGTCATGCTGATCTTCGATGTCGACCCCAGGCGGTTGGTTCGGCTGCGCCAGCACACTCTCGTGCTGCAATAGCTCAATGAAATCAGCGATCAAGTCTTGCGGGACACCGAACTTACTCCGTAAGACACGTCTCAGCTCGCTCAGCACGTGTGCGGAAGTCAGAAGCTCATGTGAAGCCAGCACCTCGCGCAGCACGTCTGCGCACAGTCCGCGAGTTGCCGCTGCACTGGCCAAGACATTAGTATCCAGGAAAACCCTCACGATACCTTGACGAACACGTCTTCGTCCGTCAGGTACCCACGCGCCTCCGCAAACGGCATGATCTTGCGCCGCAATGCCTCGAACTGGCTGATCCGAAGCTGGCGACGAAGGGCCTCTCGGGCGACCTCGCTCCGGTTTCTTCCTGACCGACGACTCGCCTTGGTCAATAGGTCGTCCAGATCCTTATCAAGTCTGATGGTGAGGCTGCTTGTTTTCATGTCATACACTGTAGGACACTTCGGTTGTAGTGTCAATGATAGTATTCGGCTCAACGGGGCTGCGGATCAGCGGTGAGCGGAGGCGCGAGCAAGCTCGCGTGGACGACTGTCCGCCGCAGCCGCTTAATGGGCACCTCTTCTCCCCGCGTTACGCCGCCTTTGCCGTGGCTCGAACGGCCTCCAGTGTGGACAGCAGTTCGTCGAGCTGGACCATGCTGAACAGTCCATCCGGACCACGCGGCGTAAGATCGGTGAACGGCGACTCGTACAGCGCGCCGGGCTCGACAATACCATGCTCCGTCAAGTGATCCACGACTAGGTTAATGAACTCGATCTGATTCGCCGATAGCGCCTTGCCCACGATGAAGCTCGCCATGGCGTCCTTGGCTGCCCCGCGATCCAACCCGACGAGTGAACGCACGAAGCTGTAGAGCACGAGCGAAGCGTTAGGCAGGTGGGCCGAGAGCGCGTCCAGCCGACCGAGCGCTACCAGCGCATCGTCGAAGCGGCGCCGCAGTGCGGACGACCACACAATCGGCGGGTCGGGCGGCAACGCCGCCGGTACGAACGCGCGAAAGCGCTCGCCGGCTGTGGCCATCTCGACGTAGATTCCGGGTGGGGATCTGCGCATGGAGTGAACATCCTCAAACAAGAACTTCTGTTATTTTAACTTCGTTGTGTAACATAAATCAATGAGACCCTTTGGTTCAGCTTCCAGCGGTCGGCCCGCTCGCTGGAGGAAGGCGGACTGACTCATGCCTTTACGGGTACGGAGACGGACTTGTCACAGTTTGGTGTCACAGCTTGTCATAGCTCCGCGTCACAGTCTGTCACAGCGACTTACCTTTGGCGGGTACATACTGTCGGTTCGGATCGGTTAATGCGGCACCCACCACCTCCAGTAACCCTTTCTCGACCAAGGATTGCAGATCGCGCTGAAGCGAGCGGCGGCTGACATCCGGAAATCGCGGCTCCAGCTCGCCGAGTGAAAGTATGCCCGCCGCATGGACCTCTACCAGCACCGCGCCCTGGCGCCCCGTCAACCGATGGTGACGCGCCAGTAATTCAGCCCGGACGACCGCGATATCCCGCTCCTTGACCTCCTCAAGCTGAGATGCCAGCCCATGAACGAAGTACTCCAACCAGCCGGTCATGTCCATGCCGTGCTCGCGCACCCCTTGAAGGGCCGCGTAGAACGGGCCCCGGTCGCGATCGTAGAACTCGCTCAACGCGAACAGACGTTTGAAGTCATAGCCCGCGCGGTACAGGCAGAGCATCGACAGCAATCGGGAGGTACGCCCGTTGCCGTCCTTGAACGGATGGATGTGCACAAGCTGGAACTGCGCGATGCCGGACACCAATACCGGGTGCACGCCGGTATCCGCGCGCAACCATTCTACAAGCTCGCGCATCAGCGGCGGTACCTGCTCCGGGGGAGGTGGCGTGTAGATCGCCTCGCGCGTCCGGCTGTTCACGACATAGTTCTGGGTGGTGCGGTAGCGGCCTGGATTGGCCGTGCCTCCGCGCACGCCTTCGACCAGCCGCTTGTGGATCTCGCGGATCAAGCCTTCCGTCACCGGCTCGCCGCTCCCCAGGTAGTCCGAGACCAAGTTGAAGGCCTCGCGGTAATTGAGTAACTCGCGGACGTCGTCTTTGCTCGCCTCCTTCACCGCCTGGCCGGTCCACAATCGCTCCGCCTGTTCGAGCGTGAGTTGGGTACCCTCGATGTGCGTCGTGTGATGCGCTTCCAGCAGCAGAGCTCGCGCGCTCATACGCTCGATTAACCCCTCCGAGAGCGTCGCCGCCTCCAGGAAACCGCGCGCCCGCTCGATAGCCGCGAGCGAGGCCGTGATCGGGTTCGTGATCGTGAATCGCGGTGCAAAGCCGGCCACAGCTACCACTCCCCCTGAAAGGCGTCGTCGAGCCTGCGGATGAACAGCAGGTAGGTGATCTGCTCGATCACCTCCAGCGGATTGGAAATGCCCCCGGACCAGAACGCATCCCAGGTGCGATCGATCTGGCTCTTGATGTCGCCGGTGATCATAGTCTGATCCTTGTTAGCGAGGTTATGCGCCGATAAACACCTGAGATGTGCCTAACGGATGGCCTCTGATCCACTGCTTTACCGACTCATCGCGTTGTTTCGCGCCGATTCTCCTGCCTTTCTAGGGACTTGTCAAGGTTCGACCTATTGGTATGCTATAGTCACTGGTACGCGGGGTATCTTCCGGGCGATAAGAACACAGATGATCAATGAAGAATGAAACAGCGATGCGGTTTGTGGCGGATGCGATGTTGGGTCGATTGGCCACGTGGCTCCGCCTGTCGGGGTACGATACCCTCTATTGGCGGGGCGACGATGCCAGGCTGGTGCGCCTGGTCCTGGCGGAGAACCGGCTGTTGCTGACCCGAGACACCCACCTGCCTCCTCGGCTGCCGCCCCATCTGATTTGCTTGATCGAGAGCGATCACTACGATGCGCAACTCGGTCAGGTGGTGGCCCGCTTTGGGTTGTCGCCACAGATCGGCCGCCTGTGCGCACGATGCAACCTTCCCCTGGAACCGGCTGATAAAACTGCGGTCCGTGCCGAGGTCCCTCCGTTCGTCTGGCAGACCCAGGAGCGGTTCGCCCGCTGCCCTGGTTGCCTTCGGATCTACTGGGAGGGAACGCATTACGCCCGGATGCTGGAGACGCTTGATCGCTTGCCTGGCCGGCAGACAGGGGTCGCGGCCATGAGGAAGGAGAACAGCCAATGCGCGTGAGCTTCATGGGCACACCCGCGTTCGCCCTGCCATCGCTTACGGCGCTCATGGCCGCGGGCCACGACATCTGCCTGGTCGTGACCCAACCGGATCGGCCGGCGGGGCGCGGCCGCGTGCCTACCCCCCCACCGGTGAAACTCGCCGCCCAGGAGCTCGGGCTTCCGATCCTGCAGCCGGAAAAGGTGGGCGAGTCGGCAATTATCTCGGCGTTGCAGGCGGCCCAGCCTGAAGCCATCATCGTTGTCGCCTACGGTCAGCTTCTGCCGAAGCCGATCCTCACCCTGCCGCCGTATGGTTGCCTCAATCTCCATGCGTCGCTCCTGCCGAAGTATCGTGGTGCGGCGCCGATCCCACAGGCCATCATCCAAGGAGAGACCGCCACAGGGGTCACCATTATGCAGATTGAGGCGCGGATGGATGCCGGTCCGATCCTCATGCAGCAGCGCGAGCCTATCGGGCCTCGGGATACCGCCGGGACCGTGGGCGAGCGGCTGGCTGTCATTGGGTCCCAACTGCTGTGCCAGGCCATCGATCAGGTGGCACGCAAGACAGTCCACCCGATCCCGCAGGACGAGGGTCTTGCGACCTATGCGCCGAAGCTCACCGTCGGCGACACGCATCTGGACTGGGCGCGTGACGCGCGAATCCTCGACTGCTTGATTCGTGGCCTGTGTCCCGTGCCGGGTGCCGCGACCAGCTTCGAGGGACGCCGTGTGAAGGTGCTGGAAGCCACGGTGGAGGCAGTAGTCGACCCCTCTCCCGGCACCGTATGTGCAGTCGATCAGAAAAAGGGGATCCTGATAGCCGCCAGGTCCGGAGGCCTGTGGCTTGCACAGGTGCAACCGGAGAACCGTCGTGTCATGACCGCAGCGGCGTTTGCCAGTGGGTACCGTGTCCGGCCCGGCGACGTATTCGGGCCATCTTAGAGGCATACAGATGCACGCACGGCGGCTCGCATTCGAGATATTAACCCAAGTAGAGGAGCAGCAGGCCTACGCTAGCCTGCTGCTGGACGCCAAGTTAAAACAGGCCCGCCTCTCGCAACAGGATCGGGCGCTGGCAACCGAATTAACGTACGGCGTCCTCCGCTGGCAGGGTCGTCTCGACTACCTGTTGGCCGCCGTGACCGACCGCCCCTGGGACAGGGTCGATCCGGCTCTGCGCCGCCTGCTGCGTCTTGGCGCCTATCAGATACTCTTTTTAACGCGTGTTCCGGCCTATGCCGCCGTGAACGAGACCGTCGCCCTGGCCCAGGATGTCATGCGCAGTCAACTCAAGCCTGTTGCCAAAGCCTTCGTCAATGCGATTTTGCGTCGATTGTTGGAGCGGCATGCAACGATCCGCTTTCCTGATCCGTCCGGCGATCCGGTCGGCGCCCTCGCTGCGCGCTGGTCACACCCGTCCTGGCTGGTCGCCCGATGGCTGAAACGGCTGGGACCGGAGGAAACCGAGGCGCTGCTCAAGGCCAACAATGATACTTCGGCGCTATCAGTCATGGTCAACCTCGTCAAGCGTCAGCCTGAGGAGGTCCAGGAGCGCCTTACCCGCATCGCGGGATCGGTGACGCCTGGCCGCTTCGTCTCGGGCGCTTTTCACCTCAACGATGGCGCCGAGGCGCTGCGGGACCCGGCATTTGCGGACGGCTGGTACTTCCCGATGGATGAGGCGGCGGCCTTGCCAGTTCTTATGCTGAATCCCCAACCTGGCGACGTCGTGTTGGATGCCTGCTCCGGCGGCGGCGGGAAGACGGCCTTGCTCCTGGGACGGCTCGGCGGACAAGGGAGAGTGATCGCGCTCGACCCGAGCGCTCGCGCTCACCGGCG
Encoded here:
- a CDS encoding Sun protein, with protein sequence MSGPATYSGHLRGIQMHARRLAFEILTQVEEQQAYASLLLDAKLKQARLSQQDRALATELTYGVLRWQGRLDYLLAAVTDRPWDRVDPALRRLLRLGAYQILFLTRVPAYAAVNETVALAQDVMRSQLKPVAKAFVNAILRRLLERHATIRFPDPSGDPVGALAARWSHPSWLVARWLKRLGPEETEALLKANNDTSALSVMVNLVKRQPEEVQERLTRIAGSVTPGRFVSGAFHLNDGAEALRDPAFADGWYFPMDEAAALPVLMLNPQPGDVVLDACSGGGGKTALLLGRLGGQGRVIALDPSARAHRRLREARTRLSLDRVFPVQADARQAAQLFTRQVDRILVDAPCSGLGTLRRHPERRWQQQEAGLAALARLQLELLHGVAPVLRPGGFLVYSTCSLEPEETDVVVETFLRDFPEFVAADTSGGLPATVAGLIDSKGALRTWPHRHGLDGFYAIRLRRRDR
- the fmt gene encoding Methionyl-tRNA formyltransferase, translated to MRVSFMGTPAFALPSLTALMAAGHDICLVVTQPDRPAGRGRVPTPPPVKLAAQELGLPILQPEKVGESAIISALQAAQPEAIIVVAYGQLLPKPILTLPPYGCLNLHASLLPKYRGAAPIPQAIIQGETATGVTIMQIEARMDAGPILMQQREPIGPRDTAGTVGERLAVIGSQLLCQAIDQVARKTVHPIPQDEGLATYAPKLTVGDTHLDWARDARILDCLIRGLCPVPGAATSFEGRRVKVLEATVEAVVDPSPGTVCAVDQKKGILIAARSGGLWLAQVQPENRRVMTAAAFASGYRVRPGDVFGPS
- a CDS encoding protein of unknown function (Evidence 5 : No homology to any previously reported sequences) — protein: MRRSPPGIYVEMATAGERFRAFVPAALPPDPPIVWSSALRRRFDDALVALGRLDALSAHLPNASLVLYSFVRSLVGLDRGAAKDAMASFIVGKALSANQIEFINLVVDHLTEHGIVEPGALYESPFTDLTPRGPDGLFSMVQLDELLSTLEAVRATAKAA
- a CDS encoding conserved protein of unknown function (Evidence 4 : Homologs of previously reported genes of unknown function), producing the protein MRFVADAMLGRLATWLRLSGYDTLYWRGDDARLVRLVLAENRLLLTRDTHLPPRLPPHLICLIESDHYDAQLGQVVARFGLSPQIGRLCARCNLPLEPADKTAVRAEVPPFVWQTQERFARCPGCLRIYWEGTHYARMLETLDRLPGRQTGVAAMRKENSQCA
- a CDS encoding conserved protein of unknown function (Evidence 4 : Homologs of previously reported genes of unknown function), whose protein sequence is MRVFLDTNVLASAAATRGLCADVLREVLASHELLTSAHVLSELRRVLRSKFGVPQDLIADFIELLQHESVLAQPNQPPGVDIEDQHDLLILSAAISAGADVFVTGDQELLNIGHVENLVILSPRQFWEKLKTQQQRRAGRGKAHRSH
- a CDS encoding conserved protein of unknown function (Evidence 4 : Homologs of previously reported genes of unknown function); protein product: MVAVAGFAPRFTITNPITASLAAIERARGFLEAATLSEGLIERMSARALLLEAHHTTHIEGTQLTLEQAERLWTGQAVKEASKDDVRELLNYREAFNLVSDYLGSGEPVTEGLIREIHKRLVEGVRGGTANPGRYRTTQNYVVNSRTREAIYTPPPPEQVPPLMRELVEWLRADTGVHPVLVSGIAQFQLVHIHPFKDGNGRTSRLLSMLCLYRAGYDFKRLFALSEFYDRDRGPFYAALQGVREHGMDMTGWLEYFVHGLASQLEEVKERDIAVVRAELLARHHRLTGRQGAVLVEVHAAGILSLGELEPRFPDVSRRSLQRDLQSLVEKGLLEVVGAALTDPNRQYVPAKGKSL
- a CDS encoding protein of unknown function (Evidence 5 : No homology to any previously reported sequences), which produces MSGRSAELLDHPLFVENHLSFRLVMNVPMAPLSKTAVVQDRSMAEVMRVESNDCGDSAVFLDTCQVRSTVIDVWSRLMIDVCHSRG
- a CDS encoding N-6 DNA methylase (fragment); its protein translation is MITGDIKSQIDRTWDAFWSGGISNPLEVIEQITYLLFIRRLDDAFQGEW
- a CDS encoding putative Ribbon-helix-helix protein (Evidence 3 : Function proposed based on presence of conserved amino acid motif, structural feature or limited homology); its protein translation is MKTSSLTIRLDKDLDDLLTKASRRSGRNRSEVAREALRRQLRISQFEALRRKIMPFAEARGYLTDEDVFVKVS
- a CDS encoding conserved membrane protein of unknown function (Evidence 4 : Homologs of previously reported genes of unknown function), whose amino-acid sequence is MSSKTTAPDNKNALRAYLQRAEVRLSTMHRIAGAFLGGAGLLLLLPTFLRDAPVQVFGVINKAVPMLSVQWNLPSLLIVIALGLPVVIAYTIPVYALWLLLQDLTLFYFSVNTPKNVALGKTDKPIFHPRFSLTAIPFSDDEPSDLKKQLRAIQFGSSLKHSVLPHVHKDKHWFKALIEKEREEEEEEKQVALPDDSWLEECPTDHEDDRSALCAAFGLAGAYNHDLVTEVAKTELSLIRHNLNLKRLVLRYMKALLTLVWTTLLSFMVLAGINDIMPEKDLIVVVLGFLAWAIITPWIVRAPTRWVYRGHSQHAAGGINDRYLARFERLVIAGCFLAALITSGIAGLFVGWAFIWLGPVGPGLALARSFGWLKYDLLRWL
- the norZ gene encoding Nitric-oxide reductase, qNOR-like (norZ) (Evidence 2b : Function of strongly homologous gene; Product type e : enzyme) yields the protein MRASPNGLSPWWRYSLAITMICGLAVLIWLAVRTYQFAPPIPDKVIGPGGVTVMTAEEIRIGQEVFLKYGLMENGSVWGHGAYLGPDFSAEYLHALAVAAGPALKQNRYDPHTGILTFTEVETATFERQVARWTAYFAEPMGSVGLPAGYITDPKELRQLTAFFAWTAWASVANRPDKPYSYTNNFPYEPLAGNTLTADAILWSALSLITLLAGIAGVLVAFGKFDFLGWKGRSGHVHPMMLPGVASDSQRATIKLFAMVALLFVVQVIVGAAVAHYRAEPGKFYGLDLAEVAPSHIMRTWHLQLAIFWIATAYVAGGLFLAAGLGNREVRGQVPGINLLCVALVVVVVGSSLGEWLGVNQVFGPLWFWFGHQGWEYLDLGRAWQVLLVIGLVLWLILLVRAMAPARDNPKQRQIVWLFQYAALAIPLFYLPAMFFGSTTHLSVVDNWRFWIVHLWVEGFLELFVTVMVALIFFQLGVMSHANVERVIYLDAILYLGSGIIGTGHHWYWTGQTTITMALSAVFSAMEVVPLTLLTLDAWDFIKLTQSECDACELPVAVPHKWLFYFLMAVGFWNFVGAGVFGFLINLPVVSFYEVGTILTSNHGHTAMMGVFGMLALALMVLAFRQVLDDRQWQHVEKYVRVSFWGLNIGLALMVILSLFPGGVLQLWDVLTNGYWHARGPEFMDQPFVRLLEWLRLPGDAVFITFGAVPMALAALLTWRFIHANGRRQS